In Polaromonas sp. JS666, one genomic interval encodes:
- a CDS encoding electron transfer flavoprotein subunit alpha/FixB family protein, whose protein sequence is MTALAVLVVAEHDNNAIKPATLNTVTAATQCGGEVHVLVAGKGAEAAAQATSQIVGVAKVIHVDGVHFEHGLAENMAAQVVAIAASYSHILFPATASGKNIAPRVAATLDVGQISDITKVDAVDTFERPIYAGNAIAIVQSLDATKVITVRTTGFDAAAATGGSAVVETLAGVADSGKSSFVGSEIAKSDRPELTAAKIIVSGGRALGSAEKFNEVMLPLADKLGAALGASRAAVDAGYAPNDWQVGQTGKIVAPQLYIAAGISGAIQHLAGMKDSKVIVAINKDPEAPIFSVADYGLEADLFTAVPELVAAL, encoded by the coding sequence ATGACCGCACTTGCTGTACTCGTAGTAGCCGAACACGACAACAACGCCATCAAACCCGCGACCCTCAACACCGTGACCGCTGCCACCCAGTGTGGTGGCGAGGTGCATGTGCTGGTGGCCGGCAAGGGTGCCGAAGCTGCAGCCCAGGCCACCAGCCAGATCGTCGGCGTCGCCAAAGTCATCCACGTCGATGGCGTGCACTTTGAGCACGGCCTGGCGGAAAACATGGCCGCGCAGGTGGTCGCCATCGCCGCCAGCTATTCGCACATCCTGTTTCCGGCCACCGCCTCGGGCAAGAACATCGCCCCGCGCGTGGCGGCCACGCTGGATGTCGGCCAGATTTCCGACATCACCAAGGTCGATGCGGTGGATACCTTTGAGCGCCCCATCTATGCCGGCAATGCGATTGCCATTGTGCAAAGCCTGGACGCCACCAAAGTCATCACCGTGCGCACCACGGGCTTCGATGCGGCAGCCGCCACGGGTGGCTCGGCTGTCGTGGAAACGCTGGCAGGTGTGGCCGACAGCGGCAAGTCGTCGTTTGTCGGCTCCGAGATCGCCAAGAGCGACCGCCCCGAACTGACCGCCGCCAAGATCATCGTGTCGGGCGGCCGTGCGCTCGGTTCTGCCGAGAAGTTCAACGAAGTCATGCTGCCGCTGGCTGACAAGCTGGGTGCCGCATTGGGCGCTTCGCGTGCCGCGGTCGATGCGGGCTATGCGCCCAACGACTGGCAAGTGGGCCAGACCGGCAAGATCGTGGCGCCGCAGCTCTACATCGCCGCGGGCATCTCGGGCGCCATCCAGCACCTGGCCGGCATGAAGGACAGCAAGGTCATCGTGGCGATCAACAAGGACCCCGAGGCACCGATTTTCAGCGTTGCTGATTACGGGCTGGAGGCTGACCTGTTCACCGCTGTGCCCGAGCTGGTTGCGGCACTGTAA
- a CDS encoding mechanosensitive ion channel family protein: MASAGALIPANSSLVRPPARIDNLDAWFAALTQPSALTELASLVACVLLAWLVVRVASRARHSADESSILFGRRIVDGVLFPLLLLSFAYAAQALLARMFPLAVFKVVIPVLLALALIRLGVKVLQVAFKNAPLVRALERTISWLAWIAMVLWVSGLLPVILEELDGIKWKVGNSTLSVRTMLEGALTAGVVLLIALWISSALEARLLRSATGGELSLRKAVSNAARVVLMFVGLLLALSSVGIDLTALSVLGGAIGVGVGFGLQKLAASYVSGFVMLAERSVRIGDNVRVDTFEGRITDINARYTVVRAPSGRESIVPNEMFISNRIENLSLSDLRVLQSTVVSVGYDSDVALVMRLLAEAALSQPRVLRDPEPSVNLTNFGADGLEFTLNYWMTDPENGQQNLRSSINLEVLKALRENGIEIPYPQRVIHTRVSGVEGARTS; encoded by the coding sequence ATGGCCAGCGCCGGCGCCCTGATTCCCGCCAATAGCTCACTCGTCCGTCCCCCAGCCCGCATCGATAACCTGGATGCCTGGTTTGCAGCACTGACCCAGCCCTCCGCGCTGACTGAACTGGCCTCGCTGGTTGCATGCGTCCTGCTGGCCTGGCTGGTGGTACGTGTGGCCAGCCGTGCCCGGCACAGTGCTGACGAGTCATCCATCCTCTTTGGCCGGCGCATTGTGGACGGGGTGCTGTTCCCGCTGCTGCTTTTGTCTTTTGCCTATGCGGCCCAGGCGCTGCTGGCGCGGATGTTTCCGCTGGCAGTCTTCAAGGTGGTCATTCCAGTGCTGCTGGCGCTGGCGCTGATTCGCCTGGGCGTCAAGGTGCTGCAGGTGGCGTTTAAAAATGCGCCGCTGGTGCGGGCGCTGGAGCGCACGATTTCATGGCTGGCCTGGATTGCCATGGTGCTCTGGGTCAGCGGCCTGCTGCCGGTCATTCTTGAGGAGCTGGATGGCATCAAGTGGAAGGTCGGCAACTCGACCCTGTCGGTGCGCACCATGCTTGAAGGGGCGCTGACGGCCGGCGTGGTGCTGTTGATCGCGCTGTGGATTTCCTCGGCCCTGGAGGCGCGCCTGCTGCGCTCCGCCACAGGTGGCGAACTGTCCTTGCGCAAGGCGGTGAGCAATGCCGCCCGGGTGGTGCTGATGTTTGTGGGCCTGTTGCTGGCGCTGTCGTCGGTGGGCATTGACCTGACGGCACTGTCGGTGCTGGGCGGCGCGATCGGCGTGGGTGTGGGCTTTGGCCTGCAAAAACTGGCCGCCAGCTATGTGAGCGGTTTCGTGATGCTGGCCGAGCGCAGCGTGCGTATCGGGGACAACGTGCGTGTCGATACCTTCGAAGGCCGCATCACCGACATCAACGCCCGCTACACCGTCGTGCGGGCACCATCCGGCCGCGAATCCATCGTGCCCAACGAGATGTTCATCAGCAACCGCATCGAAAATCTTTCGCTCAGTGATTTGCGCGTGCTGCAGTCCACCGTGGTGTCGGTGGGCTATGACAGCGATGTCGCGCTGGTGATGCGTTTGCTGGCCGAAGCGGCGCTCAGTCAGCCGCGCGTGCTGCGCGATCCCGAGCCTTCCGTGAACCTGACCAATTTCGGGGCCGATGGGCTGGAGTTCACGCTCAACTACTGGATGACCGACCCCGAAAACGGCCAGCAAAACCTGCGCTCCAGCATCAACCTGGAGGTGCTGAAGGCCCTGCGTGAGAACGGTATCGAGATTCCGTATCCGCAGCGGGTGATCCATACGCGTGTCAGCGGTGTGGAGGGCGCCAGGACTTCCTGA
- a CDS encoding histone deacetylase family protein, translating to MNATGYFTHKDCRMHEMGPGHPECPERLDAIEDRLLASGVADALDRREAPLAALGDIELAHDRMMVAAIRGLSDHLADDIDAGGPAYAQIDPDTALNVHSWNAALRAAGAALAATDSVMAGEIENAFCAVRPPGHHACHNKAMGFCIFNSVAIAAKYALERHGLKRVAVVDFDVHHGNGTEDILSGDQRVLMVSFFQHPFYPYSGTGTHASNMVNVPVPAYTKGMEVREMIETIWIPRLEGFKPEMIFISAGFDAHRDDELGQLGLVEQDYAWITQRIKDVAKRHAQGRIVSSLEGGYNLRALGRSVEAHIRVLADL from the coding sequence ATGAACGCGACTGGTTATTTCACTCACAAAGACTGCCGGATGCACGAGATGGGTCCGGGGCATCCCGAATGCCCCGAGCGGCTCGACGCCATTGAAGACCGGTTGCTGGCCTCGGGCGTTGCGGATGCGCTGGACCGGCGCGAGGCGCCGCTGGCTGCACTGGGCGACATCGAGCTGGCGCACGACCGCATGATGGTGGCGGCGATCCGCGGCCTGAGCGATCACCTGGCCGACGACATTGACGCGGGTGGGCCGGCCTATGCGCAGATTGACCCGGACACCGCACTCAACGTCCACTCCTGGAACGCCGCCCTGCGTGCCGCCGGTGCCGCGCTCGCGGCCACCGACAGCGTGATGGCCGGCGAGATCGAAAACGCCTTTTGCGCCGTGCGCCCGCCGGGTCACCATGCCTGCCACAACAAGGCCATGGGGTTTTGCATTTTCAACAGCGTCGCCATTGCGGCCAAATACGCCCTGGAGCGTCATGGCCTCAAGCGCGTGGCGGTCGTCGATTTCGACGTACACCACGGCAATGGCACCGAAGACATCCTCAGCGGCGACCAGCGCGTGCTGATGGTGAGTTTTTTCCAGCATCCCTTTTATCCCTACAGCGGCACCGGAACGCATGCCAGCAACATGGTCAACGTGCCGGTGCCCGCCTACACCAAGGGGATGGAGGTGCGCGAAATGATCGAGACCATCTGGATACCGCGCCTCGAGGGCTTCAAGCCCGAGATGATTTTCATCAGTGCCGGCTTCGATGCACACCGGGATGATGAGCTGGGCCAGTTGGGACTGGTGGAGCAGGACTACGCGTGGATCACCCAGCGAATCAAGGATGTGGCCAAGCGCCACGCGCAGGGCCGCATCGTGTCGTCGCTCGAAGGCGGCTACAACCTGCGGGCGCTGGGGCGCAGCGTCGAAGCGCATATCCGTGTGCTGGCCGATTTGTAG
- the mltB gene encoding lytic murein transglycosylase B codes for MPLYKFSFALVLITVLAGTAGLAGAKPVKKTVAGNSAQAQGPLYATRPDAMQFADDLASRRDLDANWVRDTIGHSRYIPTISRLMQPSDKPFVKNWRVYRSRFIDPIRIEAGARFWTSNRSALERAEKEYGVPAEIIVGIIGVETIYGRDTGSFRVMDALATLAFDFPASHPRAAERSEFFKGEIEQFLTLQSRRGVDPFEAKGSYAGAMGMPQFMPSSWIKYAVDFDGDGTIDLWNSPADAIGSVASYFKAFNWQPGMPTHYPVSFDTSRLDMDALMAPDILPTFGVASFTAKGAVLEGAALQHAGPLALIELLNGPDAPSYVAGTENFYAITRYNWSSYYAMAVIELGREVAARVKPATP; via the coding sequence ATGCCTCTTTACAAGTTCAGTTTTGCGCTGGTTTTGATAACCGTCCTCGCCGGCACGGCAGGGCTTGCCGGCGCAAAGCCCGTGAAGAAAACGGTGGCTGGCAACTCAGCGCAGGCGCAGGGCCCGCTCTATGCCACGCGCCCCGATGCCATGCAGTTTGCCGACGACCTGGCGAGCCGGCGCGACCTGGACGCGAACTGGGTACGCGACACCATCGGGCATTCGCGGTATATCCCCACGATCTCGCGGTTGATGCAGCCCTCAGACAAACCCTTCGTCAAGAACTGGCGGGTGTACCGCAGCCGGTTCATCGACCCCATCCGCATTGAGGCTGGCGCGCGCTTCTGGACGTCCAACCGGTCGGCACTGGAGCGTGCCGAAAAGGAATACGGCGTGCCGGCCGAGATCATCGTCGGCATCATTGGCGTGGAAACCATTTACGGCCGCGACACCGGCAGCTTTCGCGTGATGGACGCCCTGGCCACGCTGGCTTTCGACTTTCCGGCAAGCCACCCGCGGGCTGCGGAGCGCAGCGAGTTTTTCAAAGGCGAAATCGAGCAGTTTCTGACCCTGCAAAGCCGCCGCGGCGTCGACCCTTTTGAGGCAAAAGGCAGTTATGCCGGCGCCATGGGCATGCCCCAGTTCATGCCCTCCAGCTGGATCAAGTACGCGGTGGACTTCGACGGCGACGGCACCATTGATTTGTGGAACAGCCCGGCTGATGCGATTGGCTCGGTCGCAAGCTACTTCAAGGCCTTCAACTGGCAACCGGGCATGCCCACGCACTACCCGGTGAGTTTTGACACCAGTCGCCTGGACATGGACGCCCTGATGGCGCCCGACATCCTGCCAACCTTCGGCGTGGCCAGCTTCACCGCCAAAGGCGCGGTGCTGGAAGGCGCCGCGTTGCAACACGCCGGCCCGCTCGCGCTGATCGAACTGCTCAACGGGCCGGACGCACCGAGCTATGTGGCGGGCACCGAAAATTTTTACGCTATCACCCGCTACAACTGGAGCAGCTACTACGCCATGGCGGTGATTGAGCTGGGGCGGGAAGTGGCTGCGCGGGTCAAGCCAGCCACGCCGTAA
- a CDS encoding transglutaminaseTgpA domain-containing protein — MLTRLTTLPREARDTLFLLLVIAWVLLPQVGNLPLWCSALAGAVLVWRGWLTLQSRPLPGKWWLVGLLALTIAATLMTHRTLLGRDAGVTLLVVLLTLKTLELRARRDAFVVFFLGFFCMLSNFFYSQSLLTAASMLLGLLGLLTVLVNAHMPVGKPPLALAARTAGGMVLLGAPIMVVLFLLFPRLAPLWGVPSDAMTGRSGLSASMQVGNIATLALDDSVAMRIRFEGRPPPQQDLYFRGPVMSSFDGREWRPPLFNFSPRGGQGGVGSNLSVAGAPVSYEVTLEPTSRPWLFVMEAAAQSPVLPGYRSVMQADLQWTVNRPITDLVRYKAQSYPIFRHGPTRPVFGLREFVALPPGFNPRTLALANEIRSDPRYRNASNAQLVQLVLDRLRSGYTYTLEPGVYGQHTADEFWFDRKEGFCEHIASAFVILMRAMDIPARIVTGYQGGELNGVDGFWVVRQSDAHAWAEVWQEDRGWVRVDPTSAVAPGRTGAFQRLAAPQGVVAQTLGNISPTLAAQLRATWEAVNNGWNQWVLNYTQGKQLNLLKEIGFDSPSWEDLSYVLLGIIVLAALLGAAWTLWDRTQHDPWLRLLARARRRLAKAGIDSTPATPPRQLAQQVLARYGGGSGSPGQALHDWLMQLELQRYAATSSGQRSQRREIRRLRQQWSALAWPA, encoded by the coding sequence ATGCTGACCCGCCTCACCACCCTCCCCCGCGAAGCCCGCGACACGCTGTTCCTGCTGCTGGTCATCGCGTGGGTGCTGCTGCCGCAGGTGGGCAACCTGCCCTTGTGGTGCAGCGCACTGGCCGGCGCTGTGCTGGTCTGGCGCGGCTGGCTGACGCTGCAGTCCCGGCCGCTGCCGGGCAAATGGTGGCTGGTCGGCCTGCTGGCCCTGACCATTGCCGCCACGCTGATGACCCACCGTACCCTGCTGGGACGCGACGCCGGCGTCACCCTGCTGGTCGTGTTGCTGACGCTGAAAACCCTGGAATTGCGCGCCCGGCGCGATGCGTTTGTGGTGTTCTTCCTCGGTTTCTTCTGCATGCTGAGCAACTTTTTTTATTCGCAATCACTGCTCACCGCAGCCAGCATGTTGCTGGGATTGCTGGGGCTGCTGACCGTGCTCGTCAATGCCCACATGCCGGTCGGCAAACCGCCGCTGGCGCTGGCCGCGCGGACCGCCGGCGGGATGGTCCTGCTCGGCGCCCCTATCATGGTGGTGCTGTTCCTGCTGTTCCCGCGGCTGGCGCCGCTCTGGGGCGTTCCCAGCGATGCCATGACCGGCCGCAGCGGCCTGAGTGCGAGCATGCAGGTGGGCAACATCGCCACCCTGGCGCTGGACGACAGCGTGGCCATGCGCATCCGGTTTGAAGGCCGCCCGCCACCCCAGCAGGATTTGTATTTTCGCGGCCCCGTGATGTCCAGCTTTGATGGCCGGGAGTGGCGACCGCCGCTGTTCAACTTCTCCCCGCGTGGCGGCCAGGGCGGGGTGGGCAGCAATCTGTCCGTGGCGGGCGCTCCCGTCAGCTACGAAGTCACGCTGGAGCCCACCAGCCGTCCATGGCTTTTTGTGATGGAAGCCGCAGCCCAGAGCCCGGTGTTGCCGGGCTATCGAAGCGTCATGCAGGCCGACCTGCAATGGACGGTGAATCGTCCGATCACCGACCTTGTTCGCTACAAGGCACAGAGCTACCCAATCTTTCGGCATGGGCCGACGCGGCCGGTCTTCGGGTTGCGGGAGTTTGTGGCGTTGCCCCCCGGCTTCAATCCGCGCACCCTCGCGCTGGCCAACGAGATACGCAGTGACCCGCGCTACCGAAACGCCAGCAATGCCCAACTGGTTCAGCTCGTGCTGGATCGCCTGCGCAGCGGCTACACCTACACCCTGGAGCCCGGCGTGTATGGCCAGCACACGGCCGATGAATTCTGGTTTGACCGCAAGGAGGGTTTTTGTGAACACATCGCATCGGCCTTTGTGATCCTGATGCGGGCGATGGATATCCCCGCGCGCATCGTGACCGGCTACCAGGGCGGTGAATTGAACGGGGTGGATGGCTTCTGGGTGGTGCGGCAAAGCGACGCCCATGCCTGGGCAGAAGTCTGGCAAGAGGACCGCGGCTGGGTACGGGTCGACCCGACCTCGGCGGTTGCCCCCGGGCGCACCGGCGCCTTCCAGCGGCTCGCTGCGCCCCAGGGCGTAGTGGCCCAGACACTGGGAAACATCAGCCCGACGCTGGCGGCGCAGCTGCGCGCCACCTGGGAAGCGGTCAACAACGGCTGGAACCAGTGGGTGCTCAACTACACCCAGGGCAAGCAGCTCAACCTGCTCAAGGAGATCGGCTTTGACTCCCCGAGCTGGGAGGATTTGAGCTACGTTCTGCTGGGCATCATCGTGCTGGCGGCACTGCTGGGCGCCGCCTGGACGCTGTGGGACCGCACCCAGCACGACCCGTGGCTGCGCCTGCTGGCCCGCGCACGCAGGCGGCTCGCCAAAGCCGGTATAGACAGCACCCCGGCCACCCCGCCGCGCCAGCTGGCGCAGCAGGTGCTGGCACGCTATGGCGGCGGAAGCGGCAGCCCGGGGCAGGCACTGCACGACTGGCTGATGCAGCTGGAGCTGCAGCGCTACGCGGCGACGTCTTCCGGCCAGCGCAGCCAGCGCCGGGAAATCAGGCGCTTGCGGCAGCAATGGAGCGCGCTGGCATGGCCTGCTTAA
- a CDS encoding AAA family ATPase: MNVKEKLQALLNQLNTVIVGKSSQVQDCVACLLAGGHLLIEDVPGVGKTTLAHALSRSFGLQFSRVQFTADLMPSDLSGVSIYERQKESFVFHPGPVFAQVLLADEINRASPKTQSALLEAMEEKQVTVEGETRPLPVPFFVIATQNPHDQLGTYALPESQLDRFHMRISLGYPDRAAERELLRGGDRREMVDKLPALLAPHDLLELQQLVAQVHAADPLLNYLQDLVAATRSGRWFLQGLSPRAGIAVMRAARAQAFLDGRDYVAPDDIAAVLPQTAAHRLIPVSDAGRGSVEQVRAMLEAVPLP; the protein is encoded by the coding sequence ATGAACGTCAAAGAAAAACTTCAAGCGCTCCTGAATCAGCTTAACACGGTCATTGTCGGCAAGTCCTCACAAGTGCAAGACTGTGTAGCCTGCCTGCTCGCAGGGGGTCATCTGCTGATTGAAGACGTTCCCGGCGTGGGTAAAACCACCCTGGCCCATGCGCTGTCGCGCTCGTTCGGCCTGCAGTTTTCCCGCGTGCAATTCACGGCCGATTTGATGCCCAGCGATTTGTCGGGCGTCTCGATCTACGAGCGCCAGAAGGAAAGTTTTGTCTTCCATCCCGGCCCCGTGTTCGCCCAGGTGCTGCTGGCCGACGAAATCAACCGGGCCAGCCCCAAGACCCAGAGCGCGCTGCTGGAGGCCATGGAAGAAAAGCAGGTCACCGTGGAAGGCGAAACGCGCCCCCTGCCCGTGCCCTTTTTTGTCATCGCCACGCAAAACCCGCACGACCAGCTGGGCACCTATGCCCTGCCCGAGTCGCAGCTGGACCGTTTTCACATGCGTATCTCGCTGGGCTACCCCGACCGCGCGGCCGAACGCGAGCTGCTCCGGGGCGGCGACCGGCGCGAGATGGTCGACAAGCTGCCGGCACTGCTGGCGCCGCACGACCTGCTGGAGCTGCAACAGCTGGTCGCGCAGGTGCATGCCGCGGACCCCTTGCTGAACTATCTGCAGGACCTGGTGGCGGCCACGCGCTCGGGGCGCTGGTTTCTGCAGGGCCTGAGCCCGCGGGCCGGCATCGCCGTCATGCGCGCCGCCAGGGCGCAGGCCTTCCTGGACGGCCGCGACTATGTCGCCCCCGACGACATCGCCGCCGTGCTGCCGCAGACCGCAGCGCACCGCCTCATTCCCGTCAGCGATGCCGGCCGCGGCTCCGTGGAACAGGTACGCGCCATGCTGGAAGCCGTGCCCTTGCCATGA
- a CDS encoding DUF58 domain-containing protein produces MNTAIISPLAFIRSRFQHWWQSKLPFTDSVMLTQRNVYILPTRPGLMLGVTLLVLLVASINYQLNLGYLLTFMLAGSALVGMHVCHGTLRGLAMNLKAPPAQYAGATASFDVKLTNTRRAARHGIGLSVLDPHDVDAQKGRERHWAWTDVPAQGSSVVQVAFTPPRRGLHRLPTLTAETRFPLGTFRVWTVWRPAAQLLVYPAPELHPPPLPPGEPRSGGAAAAARAQSTGEFDGIRGYRRGDPMKLVVWKKAAKADEQGNGLVVRDTQQAQRHELWLDFMQAGSSGVEQKLSRLCAWILLADKLGLDYGVRLPALEIKPGSGEAHKRQCLEALAVC; encoded by the coding sequence ATGAATACGGCCATCATCAGTCCATTGGCTTTCATACGCAGCCGGTTCCAGCACTGGTGGCAGAGCAAGCTGCCTTTCACCGACAGCGTCATGCTGACGCAGCGCAACGTTTACATCCTGCCCACCCGCCCCGGCCTGATGCTCGGCGTGACCCTGCTGGTGCTGCTGGTCGCCTCGATCAACTACCAGCTCAATCTGGGTTACCTGCTGACCTTTATGCTGGCCGGCAGCGCCCTGGTGGGCATGCATGTGTGCCATGGCACGCTACGCGGACTTGCCATGAATTTGAAAGCGCCACCCGCCCAATACGCGGGGGCCACAGCCTCTTTCGACGTCAAACTCACGAACACCCGGCGAGCAGCGCGCCATGGCATCGGGCTGAGTGTGCTCGACCCGCACGACGTGGATGCGCAAAAAGGCCGCGAGCGGCACTGGGCCTGGACCGATGTGCCGGCGCAAGGCAGCAGCGTGGTGCAGGTCGCTTTCACGCCGCCGCGCCGCGGCCTGCACCGCCTTCCAACCCTGACGGCGGAAACACGCTTCCCGCTGGGCACCTTCCGGGTCTGGACGGTCTGGCGGCCAGCGGCCCAACTCCTGGTCTACCCTGCACCTGAACTGCACCCGCCGCCACTGCCCCCCGGGGAACCGCGCTCCGGCGGTGCCGCAGCGGCAGCGCGGGCGCAAAGCACTGGCGAGTTCGACGGCATCCGCGGCTACCGGCGCGGTGACCCCATGAAGCTGGTGGTCTGGAAAAAGGCCGCCAAGGCCGACGAACAGGGTAACGGCCTGGTGGTGCGCGACACGCAGCAGGCCCAGCGCCATGAGCTCTGGCTGGATTTCATGCAGGCGGGTTCTTCGGGTGTCGAGCAAAAGCTGTCGCGGCTTTGCGCATGGATTCTGCTGGCCGACAAGCTGGGGCTGGACTACGGCGTGCGCTTGCCTGCGCTGGAGATCAAGCCTGGCAGTGGGGAGGCGCATAAGCGGCAGTGTTTGGAGGCACTGGCTGTATGTTGA
- a CDS encoding electron transfer flavoprotein subunit beta/FixA family protein: MKVLVPVKRVVDYNVKVRVKSDGTGVDIANVKMSMNPFDEIAIEEATRLKEKGVVTEVIAVSCGVLQCQETLRTAMAIGADRAILVETAEELQPLAVAKLLKALVDKEQPQLVILGKQAIDDDCNQTGQMLAALLGWPQATFASKVEVEGGQAKVTREVDGGLETLALTLPAIITTDLRLNEPRYVTLPNIMKAKKKQLDNVKPEDLGVDVKPRIKTLKVSEPPKRSAGVKVADVAALVDKLRNEAKVI, encoded by the coding sequence ATGAAGGTCTTGGTACCCGTCAAGCGTGTAGTCGACTACAACGTGAAAGTCCGCGTCAAATCCGACGGCACCGGCGTCGACATCGCCAACGTCAAGATGAGCATGAACCCGTTTGACGAGATTGCCATCGAAGAGGCGACCCGCCTGAAGGAAAAGGGCGTGGTCACCGAAGTCATCGCCGTCAGCTGCGGCGTGCTGCAGTGCCAGGAAACCCTGCGCACCGCCATGGCCATCGGCGCCGACCGCGCCATCCTGGTCGAGACCGCCGAAGAACTGCAGCCGCTGGCCGTGGCCAAGCTGCTCAAGGCCCTGGTCGACAAGGAGCAACCCCAACTGGTGATCCTGGGCAAGCAGGCCATTGATGACGACTGCAACCAGACCGGCCAGATGCTCGCCGCGCTGCTGGGCTGGCCGCAAGCCACCTTCGCTTCCAAAGTGGAAGTCGAAGGCGGCCAGGCCAAAGTCACGCGCGAAGTCGACGGCGGCCTGGAAACGCTGGCCCTCACGCTGCCCGCCATCATCACCACCGACCTGCGTTTGAACGAGCCGCGCTATGTGACGCTGCCCAACATCATGAAGGCCAAGAAAAAGCAGCTCGACAACGTCAAGCCGGAAGACCTCGGCGTGGACGTCAAGCCGCGCATCAAGACCCTGAAGGTCAGCGAGCCGCCCAAGCGCAGCGCCGGTGTGAAAGTTGCCGATGTCGCCGCCCTGGTGGACAAGCTCAGGAACGAAGCCAAAGTAATCTAA
- a CDS encoding acyl-CoA dehydrogenase, translated as MSYVAPLKDMLFDIRHLARIDQVAQIPGFEDAGFETAQAVLEECARFNQDVLSPLNWEGDKNPSSWKDGVVTTTPGFKQAFKQYAEGGWQGLQHPAEFGGQGLPKTIGAACGEMLNSANMSFALCPLLSDGAIEALLTAGSDDLKAIYLEKLVSGQWTGTMNLTEPQAGSDLAMVRSRAEPQPDGTYKVFGTKIFITYGEHDMAENIVHLVLARVTGAPEGVKGISLFVVPKFLVNEDGSLGARNDVHCVSIEHKLGIKASPTAVLQYGDHGGAVGYIVGEENRGLEYMFIMMNAARYAVGMQGIAVAERAYQKAVSFARERVQSRPVDGSIKASAPIIHHPDVKRMLMTMRAYIEGCRAMASVAAAAYDASHHHPDAEVRKQNQAFYEFMVPLVKGYSTEMSLEVTSLGVQVHGGMGFIEETGAAQYMRDAKILTIYEGTTAIQANDLVGRKTSRDGGQTAKAIAKQIEATESELIRQGNADAVAVARRLKAAREALVDVVEFVAGNTKASPNAVFAGSVPYLMLAGNVVAGWQMARSLLVAQEQLAQGVDADFMKAKITTARFYADHLLTKAPGMRDSIVEGADCVTALALDAF; from the coding sequence ATGAGTTACGTAGCCCCTCTGAAGGACATGCTGTTCGATATCAGGCACCTGGCCCGCATCGACCAGGTGGCGCAAATTCCCGGCTTTGAAGACGCCGGTTTCGAGACGGCGCAGGCGGTGCTTGAAGAGTGCGCCAGGTTCAACCAGGACGTGCTGTCGCCGCTGAACTGGGAGGGCGACAAAAATCCTTCGAGCTGGAAAGATGGCGTGGTCACCACCACCCCTGGTTTCAAGCAGGCCTTCAAACAATACGCGGAAGGTGGTTGGCAGGGCCTGCAGCATCCGGCCGAGTTTGGCGGCCAGGGCCTGCCCAAGACCATAGGCGCGGCCTGTGGCGAGATGCTCAATTCGGCCAACATGAGTTTTGCCCTGTGCCCGCTGCTCAGTGACGGCGCCATCGAAGCCCTGCTGACGGCCGGCTCCGATGATCTGAAGGCCATCTACCTTGAAAAGCTGGTCAGCGGACAGTGGACCGGCACCATGAACCTGACCGAGCCGCAGGCGGGCTCTGACCTCGCCATGGTGCGCAGCCGCGCCGAACCGCAGCCCGATGGCACCTACAAGGTGTTCGGCACCAAGATATTCATCACCTACGGTGAGCACGACATGGCCGAGAACATCGTGCACCTGGTGCTGGCGCGCGTGACCGGCGCACCCGAAGGCGTGAAGGGCATCAGCCTGTTTGTCGTGCCCAAGTTTCTGGTCAACGAGGACGGTTCCCTGGGCGCGCGCAACGATGTGCATTGCGTCAGCATCGAGCACAAGCTGGGCATCAAGGCATCGCCCACGGCCGTGCTGCAGTATGGCGACCACGGCGGCGCCGTCGGCTATATCGTCGGTGAAGAAAACCGCGGGCTGGAGTACATGTTCATCATGATGAATGCGGCGCGCTATGCCGTCGGCATGCAGGGCATTGCCGTGGCCGAGCGCGCTTACCAGAAGGCGGTGAGCTTTGCCCGGGAGCGGGTGCAGAGCCGACCCGTTGACGGATCGATCAAGGCCAGCGCGCCCATCATTCATCACCCCGACGTCAAGCGCATGCTGATGACCATGCGCGCCTACATCGAAGGGTGCCGCGCCATGGCGTCGGTCGCCGCGGCGGCCTACGATGCATCGCACCACCATCCTGATGCCGAAGTGCGCAAACAAAACCAGGCCTTCTACGAGTTCATGGTGCCGCTGGTCAAGGGCTACAGCACCGAGATGAGCCTGGAAGTCACTTCGCTGGGCGTGCAGGTCCACGGCGGCATGGGTTTCATCGAGGAGACCGGCGCGGCGCAGTACATGCGCGATGCCAAGATCCTGACCATTTACGAAGGCACGACGGCCATCCAGGCCAACGACCTGGTGGGCCGCAAGACCTCGCGCGATGGCGGCCAGACAGCCAAGGCGATTGCGAAGCAGATTGAAGCGACTGAAAGCGAACTGATCCGGCAGGGCAATGCCGACGCAGTGGCGGTGGCCAGGCGGCTGAAGGCCGCCCGTGAAGCATTGGTGGATGTGGTCGAGTTTGTGGCGGGCAACACCAAGGCCAGCCCGAACGCCGTGTTTGCCGGCAGCGTGCCCTACCTGATGCTGGCAGGCAACGTGGTGGCCGGCTGGCAGATGGCGCGTTCATTACTGGTGGCCCAGGAGCAGCTTGCCCAGGGCGTGGACGCCGATTTCATGAAGGCCAAAATCACCACCGCCCGTTTTTATGCCGACCACCTGCTGACCAAGGCGCCCGGCATGCGCGACAGCATTGTCGAAGGTGCGGACTGCGTGACTGCCCTGGCACTGGACGCATTCTAA